A single region of the Glycine max cultivar Williams 82 chromosome 20, Glycine_max_v4.0, whole genome shotgun sequence genome encodes:
- the LOC113000716 gene encoding protein MAIN-LIKE 1-like: MIRTRGLGRALGRVVARGLGRGDHDDSDDSAVVHAAEPAEAVDESMVDADIQDTGVDTGAEAAADEPMGFPGGPTDPSVLTEYAEHVAASERPELKLSSHRRKVQKLGRPVPAIEGLVAGTGLNPLIVCLADTDDRGLISSFVERWHREMSSFHLPVEEVTITLDDVVSLLHLPIIGDFHTFQPLHVDKAVLMLVDLLLVSPEAARAETGHCHGPYSAIDVHVVFFDALRDLSQTGRYAWGAAALVHMYDHLNDACISTSRQVAGYITLLQVINMFLKS, translated from the exons ATGATTAGGACTAGAGGCTTAGGTCGTGCCTTAGGTAGGGTTGTTGCTAGAGGTCTGGGGAGAGGGGATCATGATGATTCTGACG ACTCAGCAGTGGTACATGCGGCTGAGCCTGCGGAAGCTGTTGATGAGTCGATGGTAGATGCTGACATACAGGACACAGGTGTAGACACCGGTGCAGAGGCTGCTGCAGATGAGCCTATGGGATTTCCAGGTGGACCGACTGACCCATCAGTGCTGACTGAGTATGCTGAGCATGTTGCAGCTAGC gaacgtcctgaattgaagttatcCTCCCACAGGAGGAAGGTGCAGAAATTAGGTAGGCCTGTCCCTGCCATTGAGGGGCTAGTTGCTGGGACAGGACTAAATCCTTTGATCGTGTGTTTAGCAGACACCGACGATCGAGGACTTATATCCTcgtttgtggagaggtggcaccgAGAGATGAGTAGTTTCCATCTTCCTGTGGAGGAGGTTACCATCACGCTAGACGACGTGGTGTCTCTTCTTCATCTGCCCATCATTGGCGACTTCCATACCTTCCAACCTCTGCACGTCGACAAGGCGGTGCTGATGTTGGTCGACTTACTACTGGTCTCACCAGAGGCAGCCAGGGCCGAGACAGGACATTGTCATGGACCGTAC agtgcaatcGATGTTCATGTTGTGTTCTTCGATGCTCTGCGCGACCTCAGTCAGACTGGGAGgtatgcatggggagctgctGCCCTAGTGCATATGTACGATCACCTGAATGATGCCTGTATCAGCACCAGCCGACAGGTTGCTGGTTACATCACCTTGTTGCAAGTAATTAACATGTTTTTGAAAAGTTAA